In Poecilia reticulata strain Guanapo linkage group LG17, Guppy_female_1.0+MT, whole genome shotgun sequence, the following proteins share a genomic window:
- the LOC103479939 gene encoding ATP-dependent 6-phosphofructokinase, platelet type isoform X1 — MAGATGPKRQDTRKFFENLSGAGKCIAVLTSGGDAQGMNGAVRAVVRMGIYVGAKVYFIHEGYQGMVDGGDYIKEATWESVSSVLQVGGTVIGSARCKEFRSHEGRLKAAHNLVQRGITYLCVIGGDGSLTGANLFREEWSGLLNELIEQGLIDEEAARSHSRLHIVGMVGSIDNDFCGTDMTIGTDSALHRIIEVVDAIMTTAQSHQRTFVLEVMGRHCGYLALVSALACGADWVFIPEMPPEDGWEDNMCQKLSENRADKKRLNIIIVAEGAIDCHNKAITPDYIKDLVVSRLGFDTRVTILGHVQRGGTPSAFDRILASRMGVEAVLALLEASTDTPACVVSLVGNQAVRLPLMECVQMTQEVQKAMDEKKFDEAVRLRGRSFENNLSTYRLLASQTARSELQNGEEEKEAGDEEQSHTSFNVAVMNVGAPAAGMNAAVRSAVRVGITEGHKMFAVSDGFEGFYKGQIKEIKWGDVGGWTGQGGSLLGTKRTLPATHLDEIAEQMRIHNITALLVIGGFEAYVGLLELSSARDKYPEFCVPMVMIPATVSNNIPGSDLSIGSDTALNAITDTCDRIKQSASGTKRRVFIIETMGGYCGYLATVGGLAAGADTVYIYEEPFDIRDLQANVEHLTQKMKTSIQRGLVLRNENCNENFTTDFIYQLYSEEGRGVFDCRKNILGHMQQGGAPSPFDRNFGTKVAAKAIQWITRTLRESYKEGRVFTNSEDTACLLGMRRRAMVFQPVAQLREETDFVHRIPKEQWWLKLRPLMKILAKYKTSYDVSDAGQLEHVTRVRPKENHI, encoded by the exons GGGTACCAGGGGATGGTAGACGGTGGAGACTACATCAAAGAGGCGACGTGGGAAAGTGTCTCCAGCGTTCTGCAAGTG GGTGGAACTGTCATTGGCAGTGCCAGGTGTAAAGAGTTTCGCTCCCATGAGGGCAGACTAAAAGCCGCTCACAACCTGGTTCAGCGCGGCATCACCTACCTGTGTGTGATCGGTGGAGACGGCAGCTTGACCGGAGCCAACCTGTTCAGAGAAGAGTGGAGCGGCCTTTTGAATGAACTCATAGAGCAAG GGCTCATAGATGAAGAGGCAGCCAGAAGTCATTCTCGGCTTCACATTGTCGGGATGGTTGGCTCTATCGACAACGACTTTTGTGGCACAGACATGACCATCGGCACTGACTCAGCCTTGCATCGGATCATTGAGGTGGTGGATGCTATCATGACTACGGCTCAGAG tcacCAGAGGACATTTGTGCTGGAAGTCATGGGCAGACACTGCGG ctACCTTGCTCTAGTCAGTGCCCTCGCATGTGGAGCAGATTGGGTTTTCATTCCAGAGATGCCTCCTGAAGATGGCTGGGAAGACAACATGTGTCAGAAACTGTCTGAG AACCGTGCTGATAAGAAAAGGCTGAACATTATTATTGTAGCTGAGGGTGCCATTGATTGCCACAACAAGGCAATAACCCCTGATTATATCAAGGAC CTGGTAGTGAGCCGCCTGGGTTTTGACACCAGGGTCACCATCTTGGGCCACGTGCAGAGAGGTGGGACTCCATCTGCCTTTGACAGGATTTTG GCCAGTCGGATGGGCGTGGAGGCAGTGTTGGCGTTACTGGAGGCGTCCACAGACACACCTGCCTGTGTGGTGTCTCTAGTTGGCAACCAGGCTGTTCGGCTACCGCTTATGGAGTGTGTTCAGATG ACTCAAGAGGTGCAGAAGGCCATGGATGAGAAGAAATTTGACGAGGCGGTCAGACTGCGTGGCAG GAGCTTTGAGAATAATCTGAGCACCTACAGACTGCTGGCTTCTCAAACTGCTCGCTCTGAACTCCAAAAT ggagaggaagagaaggaggcaGGGGATGAAGAGCAATCTCAT ACCTCCTTTAACGTGGCGGTGATGAACGTCGGCGCGCCGGCCGCCGGTATGAATGCCGCCGTGCGTTCAGCCGTCAGGGTGGGAATCACAGAAGGCCACAAAATGTTTGCTGTCAGCGACGGCTTTGAGGGCTTCTACAAAGGACAG ATCAAGGAGATCAAATGGGGAGATGTTGGAGGCTGGACCGGCCAGGGAGGATCTCTGCTGGGGACCAAACG AACTCTTCCAGCAACACATCTGGATGAAATTGCTGAGCAGATGAGGATCCATAACATCACTGCTTTACTTGTTATAGGAGGATTTGAg GCATACGTTGGATTGCTGGAGCTCTCCTCGGCACGGGACAAATACCCCGAGTTCTGCGTGCCCATGGTTATGATCCCAGCCACAGTCTCCAATAACATACCTGGTTCAGATCTCAGCATTGGCTCAGACACAGCTCTGAATGCCATTACTGAC ACATGCGATCGCATCAAGCAGTCTGCCAGCGGCACCAAGCGGCGGGTCTTCATCATCGAGACGATGGGGGGCTACTGCGGCTACTTGGCCACGGTGGGCGGTCTGGCTGCGGGAGCCGACACCGTCTACATCTACGAGGAGCCGTTTGACATCCGTGACCTGCAG GCCAACGTCGAGCATCTGACGCAGAAAATGAAGACGAGCATCCAGAGAGGCTTGGTGCTCCG AAATGAGAACTGCAACGAAAACTTCACCACTGACTTCATCTACCAGCTGTACTCTGAAGAAGGTCGAGGCGTGTTCGACTGCAGGAAGAACATCCTGGGTCACATGCAGCAG GGCGGCGCTCCGTCTCCCTTCGACAGAAACTTTGGCACCAAGGTCGCAGCTAAAGCCATACAGTGGATCACACGGACGCTCAGGGAGTCGTACAAGGAAG GGAGAGTGTTCACCAACTCAGAGGACACCGCCTGCCTGCTGGGGATGCGGCGAAGGGCGATGGTCTTTCAACCTGTAGCTCAGCTCAGGGAAGAGACCGACTTTGT ccacCGGATCCCGAAGGAGCAGTGGTGGCTCAAGCTCCGTCCCCTCATGAAAATCCTGGCCAAGTACAAGACGAGTTACGACGTGTCCGACGCCGGCCAGCTGGAACACGTGACCCGGGTTCGGCCCAAAGAGAACCACATCTGA
- the LOC103479939 gene encoding ATP-dependent 6-phosphofructokinase, platelet type isoform X5 has product MAGATGPKRQDTRKFFENLSGAGKCIAVLTSGGDAQGMNGAVRAVVRMGIYVGAKVYFIHEGYQGMVDGGDYIKEATWESVSSVLQVGGTVIGSARCKEFRSHEGRLKAAHNLVQRGITYLCVIGGDGSLTGANLFREEWSGLLNELIEQGLIDEEAARSHSRLHIVGMVGSIDNDFCGTDMTIGTDSALHRIIEVVDAIMTTAQSHQRTFVLEVMGRHCGYLALVSALACGADWVFIPEMPPEDGWEDNMCQKLSESRSRGSRLNIIIVAEGATDRQGQHITSDLVKKLVVSRLGFDTRVTILGHVQRGGTPSAFDRILASRMGVEAVLALLEASTDTPACVVSLVGNQAVRLPLMECVQMTQEVQKAMDEKKFDEAVRLRGRSFENNLSTYRLLASQTARSELQNTSFNVAVMNVGAPAAGMNAAVRSAVRVGITEGHKMFAVSDGFEGFYKGQIKEIKWGDVGGWTGQGGSLLGTKRTLPATHLDEIAEQMRIHNITALLVIGGFEAYVGLLELSSARDKYPEFCVPMVMIPATVSNNIPGSDLSIGSDTALNAITDTCDRIKQSASGTKRRVFIIETMGGYCGYLATVGGLAAGADTVYIYEEPFDIRDLQANVEHLTQKMKTSIQRGLVLRNENCNENFTTDFIYQLYSEEGRGVFDCRKNILGHMQQGGAPSPFDRNFGTKVAAKAIQWITRTLRESYKEGRVFTNSEDTACLLGMRRRAMVFQPVAQLREETDFVHRIPKEQWWLKLRPLMKILAKYKTSYDVSDAGQLEHVTRVRPKENHI; this is encoded by the exons GGGTACCAGGGGATGGTAGACGGTGGAGACTACATCAAAGAGGCGACGTGGGAAAGTGTCTCCAGCGTTCTGCAAGTG GGTGGAACTGTCATTGGCAGTGCCAGGTGTAAAGAGTTTCGCTCCCATGAGGGCAGACTAAAAGCCGCTCACAACCTGGTTCAGCGCGGCATCACCTACCTGTGTGTGATCGGTGGAGACGGCAGCTTGACCGGAGCCAACCTGTTCAGAGAAGAGTGGAGCGGCCTTTTGAATGAACTCATAGAGCAAG GGCTCATAGATGAAGAGGCAGCCAGAAGTCATTCTCGGCTTCACATTGTCGGGATGGTTGGCTCTATCGACAACGACTTTTGTGGCACAGACATGACCATCGGCACTGACTCAGCCTTGCATCGGATCATTGAGGTGGTGGATGCTATCATGACTACGGCTCAGAG tcacCAGAGGACATTTGTGCTGGAAGTCATGGGCAGACACTGCGG ctACCTTGCTCTAGTCAGTGCCCTCGCATGTGGAGCAGATTGGGTTTTCATTCCAGAGATGCCTCCTGAAGATGGCTGGGAAGACAACATGTGTCAGAAACTGTCTGAG AGTCGATCGCGAGGTTCCAGGTTGAACATTATCATAGTTGCTGAAGGAGCCACTGACAGACAAGGACAACACATTACCTCTGATTTAGTGAAGAAA CTGGTAGTGAGCCGCCTGGGTTTTGACACCAGGGTCACCATCTTGGGCCACGTGCAGAGAGGTGGGACTCCATCTGCCTTTGACAGGATTTTG GCCAGTCGGATGGGCGTGGAGGCAGTGTTGGCGTTACTGGAGGCGTCCACAGACACACCTGCCTGTGTGGTGTCTCTAGTTGGCAACCAGGCTGTTCGGCTACCGCTTATGGAGTGTGTTCAGATG ACTCAAGAGGTGCAGAAGGCCATGGATGAGAAGAAATTTGACGAGGCGGTCAGACTGCGTGGCAG GAGCTTTGAGAATAATCTGAGCACCTACAGACTGCTGGCTTCTCAAACTGCTCGCTCTGAACTCCAAAAT ACCTCCTTTAACGTGGCGGTGATGAACGTCGGCGCGCCGGCCGCCGGTATGAATGCCGCCGTGCGTTCAGCCGTCAGGGTGGGAATCACAGAAGGCCACAAAATGTTTGCTGTCAGCGACGGCTTTGAGGGCTTCTACAAAGGACAG ATCAAGGAGATCAAATGGGGAGATGTTGGAGGCTGGACCGGCCAGGGAGGATCTCTGCTGGGGACCAAACG AACTCTTCCAGCAACACATCTGGATGAAATTGCTGAGCAGATGAGGATCCATAACATCACTGCTTTACTTGTTATAGGAGGATTTGAg GCATACGTTGGATTGCTGGAGCTCTCCTCGGCACGGGACAAATACCCCGAGTTCTGCGTGCCCATGGTTATGATCCCAGCCACAGTCTCCAATAACATACCTGGTTCAGATCTCAGCATTGGCTCAGACACAGCTCTGAATGCCATTACTGAC ACATGCGATCGCATCAAGCAGTCTGCCAGCGGCACCAAGCGGCGGGTCTTCATCATCGAGACGATGGGGGGCTACTGCGGCTACTTGGCCACGGTGGGCGGTCTGGCTGCGGGAGCCGACACCGTCTACATCTACGAGGAGCCGTTTGACATCCGTGACCTGCAG GCCAACGTCGAGCATCTGACGCAGAAAATGAAGACGAGCATCCAGAGAGGCTTGGTGCTCCG AAATGAGAACTGCAACGAAAACTTCACCACTGACTTCATCTACCAGCTGTACTCTGAAGAAGGTCGAGGCGTGTTCGACTGCAGGAAGAACATCCTGGGTCACATGCAGCAG GGCGGCGCTCCGTCTCCCTTCGACAGAAACTTTGGCACCAAGGTCGCAGCTAAAGCCATACAGTGGATCACACGGACGCTCAGGGAGTCGTACAAGGAAG GGAGAGTGTTCACCAACTCAGAGGACACCGCCTGCCTGCTGGGGATGCGGCGAAGGGCGATGGTCTTTCAACCTGTAGCTCAGCTCAGGGAAGAGACCGACTTTGT ccacCGGATCCCGAAGGAGCAGTGGTGGCTCAAGCTCCGTCCCCTCATGAAAATCCTGGCCAAGTACAAGACGAGTTACGACGTGTCCGACGCCGGCCAGCTGGAACACGTGACCCGGGTTCGGCCCAAAGAGAACCACATCTGA
- the LOC103479939 gene encoding ATP-dependent 6-phosphofructokinase, platelet type isoform X4 yields MAGATGPKRQDTRKFFENLSGAGKCIAVLTSGGDAQGMNGAVRAVVRMGIYVGAKVYFIHEGYQGMVDGGDYIKEATWESVSSVLQVGGTVIGSARCKEFRSHEGRLKAAHNLVQRGITYLCVIGGDGSLTGANLFREEWSGLLNELIEQGLIDEEAARSHSRLHIVGMVGSIDNDFCGTDMTIGTDSALHRIIEVVDAIMTTAQSHQRTFVLEVMGRHCGYLALVSALACGADWVFIPEMPPEDGWEDNMCQKLSENRADKKRLNIIIVAEGAIDCHNKAITPDYIKDLVVSRLGFDTRVTILGHVQRGGTPSAFDRILASRMGVEAVLALLEASTDTPACVVSLVGNQAVRLPLMECVQMTQEVQKAMDEKKFDEAVRLRGRSFENNLSTYRLLASQTARSELQNTSFNVAVMNVGAPAAGMNAAVRSAVRVGITEGHKMFAVSDGFEGFYKGQIKEIKWGDVGGWTGQGGSLLGTKRTLPATHLDEIAEQMRIHNITALLVIGGFEAYVGLLELSSARDKYPEFCVPMVMIPATVSNNIPGSDLSIGSDTALNAITDTCDRIKQSASGTKRRVFIIETMGGYCGYLATVGGLAAGADTVYIYEEPFDIRDLQANVEHLTQKMKTSIQRGLVLRNENCNENFTTDFIYQLYSEEGRGVFDCRKNILGHMQQGGAPSPFDRNFGTKVAAKAIQWITRTLRESYKEGRVFTNSEDTACLLGMRRRAMVFQPVAQLREETDFVHRIPKEQWWLKLRPLMKILAKYKTSYDVSDAGQLEHVTRVRPKENHI; encoded by the exons GGGTACCAGGGGATGGTAGACGGTGGAGACTACATCAAAGAGGCGACGTGGGAAAGTGTCTCCAGCGTTCTGCAAGTG GGTGGAACTGTCATTGGCAGTGCCAGGTGTAAAGAGTTTCGCTCCCATGAGGGCAGACTAAAAGCCGCTCACAACCTGGTTCAGCGCGGCATCACCTACCTGTGTGTGATCGGTGGAGACGGCAGCTTGACCGGAGCCAACCTGTTCAGAGAAGAGTGGAGCGGCCTTTTGAATGAACTCATAGAGCAAG GGCTCATAGATGAAGAGGCAGCCAGAAGTCATTCTCGGCTTCACATTGTCGGGATGGTTGGCTCTATCGACAACGACTTTTGTGGCACAGACATGACCATCGGCACTGACTCAGCCTTGCATCGGATCATTGAGGTGGTGGATGCTATCATGACTACGGCTCAGAG tcacCAGAGGACATTTGTGCTGGAAGTCATGGGCAGACACTGCGG ctACCTTGCTCTAGTCAGTGCCCTCGCATGTGGAGCAGATTGGGTTTTCATTCCAGAGATGCCTCCTGAAGATGGCTGGGAAGACAACATGTGTCAGAAACTGTCTGAG AACCGTGCTGATAAGAAAAGGCTGAACATTATTATTGTAGCTGAGGGTGCCATTGATTGCCACAACAAGGCAATAACCCCTGATTATATCAAGGAC CTGGTAGTGAGCCGCCTGGGTTTTGACACCAGGGTCACCATCTTGGGCCACGTGCAGAGAGGTGGGACTCCATCTGCCTTTGACAGGATTTTG GCCAGTCGGATGGGCGTGGAGGCAGTGTTGGCGTTACTGGAGGCGTCCACAGACACACCTGCCTGTGTGGTGTCTCTAGTTGGCAACCAGGCTGTTCGGCTACCGCTTATGGAGTGTGTTCAGATG ACTCAAGAGGTGCAGAAGGCCATGGATGAGAAGAAATTTGACGAGGCGGTCAGACTGCGTGGCAG GAGCTTTGAGAATAATCTGAGCACCTACAGACTGCTGGCTTCTCAAACTGCTCGCTCTGAACTCCAAAAT ACCTCCTTTAACGTGGCGGTGATGAACGTCGGCGCGCCGGCCGCCGGTATGAATGCCGCCGTGCGTTCAGCCGTCAGGGTGGGAATCACAGAAGGCCACAAAATGTTTGCTGTCAGCGACGGCTTTGAGGGCTTCTACAAAGGACAG ATCAAGGAGATCAAATGGGGAGATGTTGGAGGCTGGACCGGCCAGGGAGGATCTCTGCTGGGGACCAAACG AACTCTTCCAGCAACACATCTGGATGAAATTGCTGAGCAGATGAGGATCCATAACATCACTGCTTTACTTGTTATAGGAGGATTTGAg GCATACGTTGGATTGCTGGAGCTCTCCTCGGCACGGGACAAATACCCCGAGTTCTGCGTGCCCATGGTTATGATCCCAGCCACAGTCTCCAATAACATACCTGGTTCAGATCTCAGCATTGGCTCAGACACAGCTCTGAATGCCATTACTGAC ACATGCGATCGCATCAAGCAGTCTGCCAGCGGCACCAAGCGGCGGGTCTTCATCATCGAGACGATGGGGGGCTACTGCGGCTACTTGGCCACGGTGGGCGGTCTGGCTGCGGGAGCCGACACCGTCTACATCTACGAGGAGCCGTTTGACATCCGTGACCTGCAG GCCAACGTCGAGCATCTGACGCAGAAAATGAAGACGAGCATCCAGAGAGGCTTGGTGCTCCG AAATGAGAACTGCAACGAAAACTTCACCACTGACTTCATCTACCAGCTGTACTCTGAAGAAGGTCGAGGCGTGTTCGACTGCAGGAAGAACATCCTGGGTCACATGCAGCAG GGCGGCGCTCCGTCTCCCTTCGACAGAAACTTTGGCACCAAGGTCGCAGCTAAAGCCATACAGTGGATCACACGGACGCTCAGGGAGTCGTACAAGGAAG GGAGAGTGTTCACCAACTCAGAGGACACCGCCTGCCTGCTGGGGATGCGGCGAAGGGCGATGGTCTTTCAACCTGTAGCTCAGCTCAGGGAAGAGACCGACTTTGT ccacCGGATCCCGAAGGAGCAGTGGTGGCTCAAGCTCCGTCCCCTCATGAAAATCCTGGCCAAGTACAAGACGAGTTACGACGTGTCCGACGCCGGCCAGCTGGAACACGTGACCCGGGTTCGGCCCAAAGAGAACCACATCTGA